The following proteins are co-located in the Sulfurospirillum deleyianum DSM 6946 genome:
- a CDS encoding transaldolase, producing MYNNELKFSLWCDFVERSFLENEFSSLIEKKIVNAATSNPSIFKAAFLGSPAYAHSKALVQGQAPKAIYEALAIEDIQKAASLLLDSYQKGDDGFISIEVDPFLCDDANATIEEGQRLFKTIGYPNVMIKVPATEAGFVAMEALLSQGIHVNATLIFSEKQTKGCLEAFKRANDTLKEKGSQTFPSAVISIFVSRFDRKLDEKLAAIDFPTGRVGIMNALRCYDVIEAEGLPNVRALFASTGVKGESLRADYYIQELLVKNAINTAPLNTIHAFVMAEEVKPIEYTPEMIENFFNALAANEINLQGVCDELIEEGLHAFKEAFVEILNELK from the coding sequence ATGTATAACAATGAATTAAAATTTTCGTTATGGTGTGATTTTGTTGAGAGAAGTTTTTTAGAGAATGAGTTTTCGAGTTTGATTGAAAAAAAGATTGTCAATGCGGCGACCAGCAATCCTTCTATTTTTAAGGCAGCGTTTTTGGGCTCTCCTGCGTATGCGCATTCTAAAGCGTTGGTGCAAGGGCAAGCTCCTAAAGCAATTTATGAGGCACTCGCCATTGAAGATATTCAAAAAGCGGCTTCTTTGCTTTTGGATTCGTATCAAAAAGGAGATGATGGGTTTATTAGCATTGAGGTCGATCCTTTTTTATGTGATGATGCCAATGCCACCATTGAAGAGGGTCAGCGTCTTTTTAAGACCATTGGCTATCCGAATGTGATGATTAAAGTTCCTGCAACAGAAGCAGGATTTGTAGCAATGGAAGCACTTTTGAGTCAAGGTATTCATGTCAATGCGACCCTTATTTTTTCAGAAAAACAGACTAAAGGGTGTTTAGAAGCGTTTAAACGTGCCAATGACACTTTAAAAGAAAAAGGTAGTCAAACTTTCCCTTCTGCGGTGATTAGTATTTTTGTGAGTCGTTTTGACCGAAAGTTAGATGAAAAGCTAGCTGCGATTGATTTTCCAACAGGACGTGTGGGTATTATGAATGCATTGCGCTGTTATGATGTTATTGAAGCAGAAGGACTTCCAAATGTAAGAGCCCTTTTTGCAAGCACAGGGGTCAAAGGGGAGAGTTTACGAGCAGACTATTATATTCAAGAACTTTTGGTGAAAAATGCTATCAATACAGCGCCTTTAAATACGATTCATGCGTTTGTAATGGCAGAAGAGGTAAAACCTATTGAATACACACCTGAGATGATTGAAAATTTTTTTAACGCACTTGCCGCCAATGAAATTAATTTGCAAGGCGTGTGTGATGAATTGATAGAAGAGGGATTACACGCTTTTAAAGAGGCTTTTGTGGAGATTTTAAACGAACTCAAATAG
- a CDS encoding type IV pilus twitching motility protein PilT, translating into MAESVNVSELTFEMTKKLKFYLSKLVEHGGSDLHVKTGTSIRGRINGEILPFSKEVLAYQEGLTLAKELLRGRFPEFVEKKNIDFTFKLNDEYRFRVNMFFQVDGVSAVFRTIPMVLPTVESLHLPEVLNSLCDLSRGLVLVTGPTGSGKTTTLASMINRINKNQKKHIITIEDPVEFIYKDESCVVNQRAIGQDALSFADALRAALREDPDVILVGEMRDLETIETAMHAAETGHLVLSTLHTVDAKETIGRIIGMFPGSEQNRIKMSLASVLQGVIAQRLVKTVERGRTAAVEVLVKNARIEALILEGREMEIPDALKEGKEVYKTQTFDQALLELYAEGRIERSEAIKASTSRNDITMALDFYDAEKTQKDKRKNEAPVNLSELKTYDKDIIGLKQ; encoded by the coding sequence ATGGCTGAGAGTGTTAATGTCAGTGAACTCACGTTTGAAATGACTAAAAAGCTTAAGTTTTACTTGAGTAAATTGGTTGAGCATGGTGGAAGTGATTTACATGTAAAAACAGGAACGAGTATTCGGGGGCGTATCAATGGTGAAATCCTCCCTTTTTCAAAAGAGGTTTTAGCTTATCAAGAGGGTCTTACGTTAGCTAAGGAGCTTCTTCGTGGACGTTTCCCTGAGTTTGTGGAAAAGAAAAACATTGACTTCACCTTTAAACTCAACGATGAATATCGCTTTCGTGTCAATATGTTTTTTCAAGTGGATGGCGTTTCTGCTGTTTTTAGAACGATTCCTATGGTTTTGCCTACCGTTGAATCCTTGCATTTACCAGAAGTACTCAACTCTTTATGTGATTTATCACGGGGACTTGTTTTGGTTACAGGACCGACAGGTTCAGGAAAGACAACCACACTGGCTTCAATGATTAACCGTATTAATAAAAACCAAAAGAAGCATATTATTACGATTGAAGATCCTGTGGAGTTTATCTATAAAGATGAGTCGTGTGTGGTCAATCAACGTGCTATTGGTCAAGATGCTCTCTCTTTTGCAGACGCCCTTCGTGCGGCGCTTCGTGAAGACCCTGATGTTATTTTGGTCGGGGAAATGCGTGATTTGGAGACCATTGAAACAGCGATGCATGCTGCTGAAACGGGGCATTTAGTGCTTTCAACACTTCATACCGTTGATGCCAAAGAGACGATTGGTCGTATTATTGGTATGTTTCCTGGCAGTGAGCAAAACCGCATCAAAATGTCTTTAGCCTCTGTTTTACAAGGGGTTATTGCGCAACGATTGGTTAAAACTGTGGAGAGAGGTCGTACTGCTGCCGTAGAAGTTTTGGTGAAAAATGCACGGATTGAAGCGTTAATTTTAGAGGGTCGAGAGATGGAAATTCCTGATGCTTTAAAAGAAGGAAAAGAGGTGTATAAAACGCAAACCTTTGATCAAGCGCTTTTAGAGCTTTATGCAGAGGGAAGAATTGAGCGTAGTGAAGCGATTAAAGCATCGACGAGTCGCAATGATATTACCATGGCATTAGATTTTTATGATGCTGAAAAAACGCAAAAAGATAAACGTAAAAATGAAGCACCTGTGAATTTAAGTGAGCTCAAAACGTATGATAAAGATATTATCGGTTTAAAACAGTAG
- a CDS encoding 50S ribosomal protein L25/general stress protein Ctc encodes MLEGIIRDSIEKKATKALRRDGYLIANIYGKGEQNINAAFKANEFIKAAKSKDSLIFPVKVAGTEYNVVIQDYQRDPVNSNLLHVDLRIALPGVLTKYLVPVKTVGIPKGTKNKGVLIQSKKRLAVKCTAENLPNDFTVDVSELDVGETILVRDIQVPANVKIMDETRVSIAGVIKAK; translated from the coding sequence ATGTTAGAAGGCATCATTAGAGATAGTATCGAAAAAAAGGCTACCAAAGCGCTTCGTAGAGATGGATATCTAATTGCTAATATTTACGGTAAGGGTGAACAAAACATCAATGCTGCATTTAAAGCAAACGAATTCATCAAAGCAGCAAAGAGCAAAGACAGTCTCATTTTCCCTGTTAAAGTTGCGGGTACTGAGTACAATGTCGTGATTCAAGATTACCAAAGAGACCCTGTAAACAGCAATCTTTTACATGTTGATTTAAGAATCGCACTTCCAGGTGTTTTAACAAAATATTTGGTTCCCGTTAAAACCGTAGGTATCCCAAAAGGTACAAAAAACAAAGGTGTTTTAATTCAATCTAAAAAACGTTTAGCAGTTAAATGTACAGCAGAAAACTTGCCAAATGATTTTACCGTTGATGTCAGTGAACTTGATGTAGGTGAGACTATCCTTGTGCGTGATATTCAGGTTCCAGCCAATGTGAAAATTATGGATGAAACACGTGTATCTATTGCCGGAGTCATTAAAGCGAAGTAA
- the pth gene encoding aminoacyl-tRNA hydrolase: protein MTLIVGLGNPDFQYKNNRHNVGFMVIDALLDDHPLAEKISKTAFKGELFKAPSILLLKPNTYMNLSGESVRAVSDYFKPEQIIVIHDDLDLPFGTLRFKIGGGHGGHNGLRSIDAHMGSEYIRVRIGIGKPTHKSDVAKYVLSDFSACQREALPALLLHVKRSVMALLKEDLKEVALHYALKQTLCDKDKV from the coding sequence ATGACACTGATTGTTGGATTAGGAAATCCTGACTTCCAATATAAAAATAACCGACATAATGTTGGTTTTATGGTCATCGATGCTTTACTCGATGACCATCCTCTTGCTGAAAAAATTTCCAAAACTGCTTTTAAGGGTGAATTGTTCAAAGCCCCTTCAATATTACTACTGAAACCTAATACGTATATGAATCTCTCAGGTGAGAGTGTTCGTGCGGTGAGTGATTATTTTAAACCTGAGCAAATTATTGTGATTCATGACGATTTAGACCTTCCTTTTGGAACCCTTCGTTTCAAAATAGGTGGAGGACACGGAGGGCACAATGGACTTCGCTCGATTGATGCACATATGGGTAGTGAGTATATACGGGTTCGCATTGGGATTGGAAAACCCACGCATAAAAGTGATGTTGCCAAATATGTGCTTTCGGATTTTTCGGCGTGTCAGAGGGAAGCTTTACCCGCACTGCTTTTACATGTAAAAAGAAGTGTGATGGCTTTGTTGAAAGAGGATTTAAAAGAAGTTGCGTTACACTATGCTCTTAAACAAACGCTATGTGATAAGGATAAAGTATGA